One Phyllopteryx taeniolatus isolate TA_2022b chromosome 12, UOR_Ptae_1.2, whole genome shotgun sequence genomic window, ATATTAGAGCAAACACCATCAGTGGTATTCCCCTTTTAGAGAATCATGTGTTATCAAATTGTAAAGCACATatagagtggatataaaaagtcttcacacctatggtcaaatgctagtttttttgtgtgatatgaAATATGAGACCATGATAAATCATTGCAAAATGTTTCCTCCATTCTTCATAAAGGCATAAAACCTGCACACACAATTCAAAGAAAACAATCTTTTAGGGAGagtgaaaaaatatgttttttttttaaattgggaaaagcctactagaacatctgaaattgatttggggttaatcaaaagcactttaaatggtggcagttatgcgctgactcccattttacatgaatttgaatgtgattggtgaaTTCTAAAAACAGCCACATCCaaagttataagagggtgtgcacagttgtgcaaccacatgatCCGAGTTTGTTTTTCCTTCCCACTTGAAAGATTCAAATAAATTTGTTGACTTTTACAAGTTATAGGGCACATTAATGGtccaaaaagttttgaaatgattcatcCTGGTCTAAATttcttatatcacaaaaaaatggcatttcaacaggggtgtgcagactttttatattcactgtattttgcatttaataaaataaaaataataaaataaaatcaagtttaaaaaataataataatactggcATTCTTTTAAAACAGCTGCTGTCACATATTTGTCTTTCAGAGATAACTAACAAACTGAGGTAGAAAAGCAACTTAGGTGATACATAATCCTTCGGTTTCATTAATGATAAAACAGCAGCAGGATGGAATGAAATGGCTCCGGGCAGTTTTTCTCGCTCAACCCCAAGATGTTTGTCTGCACCTTTTTCAAATTCTACACGGCTCTCATTGCGAGATGTACAGCTGAGCCTCCAAACGGGGGAACTCAAAGACCAGAATCACTGTGTATGATTTTCTGTGTGATAGCGCCTTGAAAATAACTACAGAATCAGCCGGAGGCAACAATTCAAGATAAATAACAGTACCATTCTCTTCAAAGGCAAATCTCTAATCATAATACAATGTTCCATTTCAAGGAAACACCACAAAGCAGATTACCATTTGTCTCggaaataaatcaaaattaaatatatacattcattGTAGAAACCATCTCATTTCTCACTTGCTGAGGTATTACAGCCGTATATGGTTGTTTGATACAATTTCAGATGTCTTCTTGTGGTGTGTAGTGTTGGAAATGTACAATTAAGCCCAAAATGATTCGTACCCTTGCAAAATGTGGTGTTAAACTGTTGAGTGGGTATCTTTTAGCTGGAAATTACACAAAAAATTTGTGAAAGATGAAGAATCTGGGTTAGAGTTAATTATTTTACAGTTTATAAATGAACCATACCTGTGATCTGATCAACACACTTTTGAGGAAATGCAATCTTATGCACAATTCTAAAGAATTCTGTGACTTCTACTATAACCTACACTTCGACAGCATTCTAATCTACTAGATGTTTCCGtgaattataatatataataactCAATATCGCTTAACATCGTCTTTTTCAATGTTCTCGCATCATTTTCAGAGATCATCATTTTAGTCCAGcgctgaaacgattaatcgaataactcGAATAACTCAACTAAGTCAAAGCCAAATCTCTGCCTCGAAGCCCGGCAGTAATGCTTTTCCCACACGAACAAACGTTACTGCACTTGCACGCACCACTCCGTATAGAAACAAGTGACCGGtctgggatcatttcacacttaagaAGGAAGAGGAAGTGCAAAAGGTGTGAATAATATTGGGCTTAACTGTATTTGATGACTCTACCTTAATCACTTTCCtgagttttcaaaataaagaacATTGGATGGTCTCATTTTACATGTAGGTCAAACACTGAATTACTAACTAACAACGATTACATAGTAATTTATTGGTTAAAGTGAAACCacattgtaaaataatattgACTCTATGTTGTATCTACATTGGAGGAGCGAAAAAATACCAACTTGCTCGACTCTTACTGGACCAAAGTGAGTATGCAAAGTATGAGTacgtaaatgtttttgtttttttcccccgtaattaaatcatttatacatacagtacaaaatatgccagaagatgaagctgaaaTTATGCCCATAAAATTTAATTTAGCTCAAAATAACTGTTCACAAAGAGCACACAACAGACACAGCTGTTCTAATGGAAAAGAGAAAGCAGgttttttgtctcattttaaagctttttttgttgttgttttttttgtttttttaattgcactaTTAGCACATGTCACCAATGAAGATTGtgaggcaaaaaaagaaaatttaaacaGCACCACCTCAGGCACTTGATAGCAACTAAATCTCAAAATCAGCAGTATAGTATcgtcatatatatgtatgtatatacaaaaACAAGAAGTGGGGAGTGGGTATCCTTTACAAGTCTTTTAGTGAACAAGTAACTCCAGCCATGTACCAATTTATCAAATTACGGGTTGCTCATTTTACATCTAAAGCACTCAATGCCAAACCCTCGACCATATCAAGTGTGTTCATGTTAGTGATTCTTCCAGCCCAGTGCATGATAACCACCCAAAACTCTTACGAAATCACGGTAGAAGCATCTCATTGATTTCCTTGACtgcaaccaaacattttattccATTCAGTGTATGTGTCAAGTTCTTTTTGTGATATGCTAGGCTGgaatttacaaaacacattgTCGAAGTCTTGAAAAGAGACTGGTCTCATTTGTCTTGGGTGGATACTCGACAGGTCGGAACCAGGAACGCCGTGGAGAGTGCCCACCACGGCCTCTTGACAAAGCTGAACCACGTCCAGTCCTGAAAAACCTTCTGTCCTCTGAACCAGTAATGACATCTCTTTGTCACTAAGACAGTAGTTGGGCTGTGAGAGCACTTGGCTGATTATCTGGTGTCGTGCCGTCCCGTCGGGTAAGGGGATGAGCAATCGCTTGGTAAAGTACCTCCTTAGGGACTCCGGAATCTCTTCGGGTTTACTGGTGGAGCAGACCACAAGAACGTGGTCCTCAGCGGAGGACAAAATACTATCGAGCTGCATGAGGAGTTCAGCTTTCAGTCGACTCACTGGGCTGTCCTCGCTGAGCTGGGCCGACAGGAGGAGGTCCACTTCGCTGATGAACACCACTGCCGGTTGGCGACACCGAGCCACCAGGAAAGAAGCCTGAATGACTTTGTCACCCTCCACCAACCACTTGGTCACCAGTGTGGAGCTGCTAAGTCGCAAGAAGGCGGCCCCCAGCTGGCTGGCCATGCAGCGAGCCATCAGCGTTCTGCCCGTTCCCTGAGGTCCAAATAAAAGAAGGTTACGAGGTAATGCGTGAAGTCCATTGAACATATCTGGCCTTAAAATGGGCCATAGTATCTCCTCCTTAATGGCCGCTTTGGCCATTTCGAGTCCGGCGATGTCACTCCAATCAACCTGAGGGCACTGCTGAAGGATTTCTGCCGTCACCATGTCCACCAGGTTGGGATCGCTGTTCTTCAGTTGTTCCTCTGCAGCAAGGATGGACGAGGTAGGCGTACCGACATCGGGCCCCGATAGTGAGTGAGGCAGGTGTTGTCTGTGCTCTTCGCTTTGTTCGCTCAATATTGGGGATCCAAACTTGCTGTAGGGCTCGCCAGCTCGGAGATCATCCACAGAGCTTTTAGACGATCCGAAGGATGGAGGAGTCAGAGCCCTGCTAGAGTGTATACTGAATTTTCTTTGCTGATCAGAAGATATTGTCTGTTTGGTTGTCTTGAATGCCAAAGAGGAGGCCTCAGCATTTCTGTCAAAGCCATTGCCCCGGTTGGAGTCTGAGACACTGCTGTCCGCTAGTCTATACATGGGACTCTGAGAAGAGCGCTGTTGGTTGTAGTTGAAGTCACCATAGCTAGAGTCCACTTCTCCATGTCCACTCATGTAGAAAGCCTTTCTTTTTAATGAGTTGGATGTGCTGCCATTTAGAGGTGCCGGGGCAATCGGCGTATGATTGTGGGACTGGTAGGTGTAGCCAGGCAGAGTGGAGGAAGGAATCGGCGTGGGCGCCGCGATGCCGGATGGCAGATAAGCAGAAGGAGGGGGCACTCCCCCGGGGCTATAACCGGGGCCGACAGCCGTTTGAGAGGGATACCCTGTTGGCGGATAATTGTAGTTGGGAAGGTTTGGAGACGCGCCATTGTAGCTCGGTACTAAGGTGGggggaggaggcggcggcgggggcTGTAAGAGCCCGGCGCTGTGCAAAGGAGAGGGATGTGGAGAAGGGAGGGCCGGGGTTGTCTGGCCACTGTAGCTAGAATGCAGGTAGGGGCCGTTGTAGCCGGCGCTGTATTCCTGAGAGGAAAGGCTCGAGTGGAGAGTCGTGGCCGTGTGGCTCCCGCAGTTACTGCTGGAATAGCTCGGCTCAGACAAGCTGCTCGCCACCCCCGGGGAGCTGCCTATGCTAGCTGACGCATCTGTAGGGGGTAGGGCAGCTGTCATTCCAGCTTTGCTCACAGATATAACATCTGGAGCACAGTTCATCGGGTAAATCCCCTCCTGCCAGGGCTCATTCTCCGACTTCCGTCCATTCAAGAGTCCAGTGGTGCCGTCAGAGTAGGAACAGAGAAGAGCTCTTTCATTCGGGCCTTCGAGGATCCCAGAGTACTTCTCTGCGTACTTCTTAAGCAGGTTGGAGGCAGTCAGTGCGGAGATATCATCGTTTGCCCACGCATACTGGTACGTTCGCTGTAAGTGTCCCCGGTAGGCCTCTACCTTGTGCGCTGGAGAGCGGGTAGTGGATGAGATGTCAAAGTGTTGTTCTGCCCATTGTGTGTGCTCTGGGGTCCACTGCATCTTTAGACCTGGGTGTCATGCATAAGGGAAACAGATGTCAAAATAAGCATTCACTATGATAAGTGATCAGCTATGAAAAGAATGGTGTAGTTTTAAATTTTACACTACTGttcaaaaatgttcaacatATCCAACTACTGTATGCTCGAGCCAGTGCGTTCGCGCAACATGTTTTAACACATTAGAGGGCATCTATTGAAATATAAAATTTGTAAATTcatgtttttcaattatttcttgttcttgttgttttgtCTTAGAGAGTtatgctttcttttttattattattttttgataaaCAGAAACAAATTGAGAGTTTTTCATTGAACAGCAACTGTAATCATAAGTTTTTCAATGTTATAATTGTTTTCGATTACAATTTGCTCTAAGAAATCATGGGGTTTCACTGCCCAATTTAAGTTACAAATACGGTTCTTTGCCCACTAAAGGGTTAAATACTGGCAGCGCGGCATTCACACGTGTCCCATGCGGCCAACAAACAACACAGCAGTCACGTAACATGCATTGATGAGGATGTGAAACACAGCGCTGTGCTGTAATCCACCCAACACGGAGCAGAATGACACAGACGGACAACGTGGGTCAGTCCATAATCCAACTCTCATCTGAAGCATTCTGAGACAGTTTCAAATCTGCTTGGAGGAGCGCAGCAAAGCAATCTTCCTTGGCAGCGCTCCGTTGCTTTCATCACACAAACCCCTCAGCCCAGCAGGAATTACATCCACATCAAGTCTGCCCACTGCTTCCCATCCCGAAcgagagggggtgggggtggtggggggtaaCACATGCTTGACTGCGAGCGTCTCTCGGCCTATTCAGCCTTGAGATGTGAATGACATCAAGGATCAAGTTAAACCCCGACGTCAATgcgcaaataaatgttttcatgcaTGTGGTAATTTTTTATattgtcgggggggggggggattatctGATGATTTACACCCTCAAAGAATGTTTAATAGACAGCTGCTCAAAACAGGCTCACATATCATGTGGAGGACGCATCCAAGCACATGTTTTATTTCCAAATGCAATTATTGCGCCTTGGCCCAGCAGGTATTGCAGTGCTGGATTCCAGTATTGCAGTATTTGCAGCTCGTCCTTTCACGCGATTTAAGAAGCACCAGGCAGCTGCGGCTCGAGGGGCATGACAAGCGCAGTTATTGTCTGGAAAGAATAACGGATGATTCCCTTCCCCGTCTGACTCCATCTCCATCATTGGCCCACCCACCACACCAGGAGCTAATTAGCAGGATTACGCTGCACTAATTGTGTTAATTTACAAGGTTTTAGTCAAAGAGATCCATGCTATGCCTTACATGCTTGTCAACCATCCAAGCTAATGATGAAGGGAGGGAAAGCccaaggcaaaaaaacaaacaaaacaaaaaaaaaaaacctggcagACAAATATAAGCACAAGCTACTGAGGAggacaaatattcaaatttatatatatataaatatatatataatacaaaagAATATAGAAACAAATGTGGGTGATGTAAATAGCTctcatgaaaaataatgtagttTGGATGAGTGAGATAAcacaattgataaaaaaaaacaaaaaacgagctgtgtatgtgtgtcgatttttgcagaaaatatgaggttaaaaaaattacCATATGcagaaaatggaataaaaatcaTTGATGATAGTTATTTTTATAAAcacaatataattaaataaaatcagtaCAGGACACTTCTAtaaacattcaaattcattaaTTGAGAAATctcacaaatgaacaaaaaaataggaTTAACATGCTATGCTGTAAATTAGGGCTGTTATAATCAATTattccatcgattaatcgaaaaatcagatacaaattaattttgcattaaaatttattgcaaaatattttttcctgatTACTGTTTACTAACTGATTATTGTTTCTTATTTAGAATGAGTGATAAGAGGGAATGATGTACtcgccaacctttttttttttgaaaacttgCGAAGGGATACTAGTTTGATATAAACTTCTGAAGTTGCTTCAGGTTCCACTACATGTCAATTACCGGTTATTCATACCATGGctgaaaataaagattttttttttggggggggggggttatgaaTTAAACTGACTAATTATATTATCCATGAATTGATTATGGTTCAGTTAATGGTTTGTCCCGTAACATGTCAGAGAATAGGCAAAAATTGTATCagttttcaaagtaaaagcagatgtcttATTTAAATTCAAGAcaaagataatccatccatccattgagaGAATATTTACAGTAGAGAGGCTGcaatctgaggatttggacaattttaaattaaacaatggGATCATTGATCATCaaaaaagttgtcaattaatttgataatcgagtAACTGTTGGACCTCTAAACAAGGTCACAAGTTAAACAAAGTCCCTGAATGGTTAATCTATTACCAAaattgttgttgattaatttccTAATCGATTAtttgtcaattaattgttgcaccgcTACTGAAAATGATATACCTTGCCACAAAATGTAATATTCTTCCACAATTTCTTTCTGGTAATGGCTTGTTATATTTGACTTTGGTCTTAAAATAAGACATGTTCACGCACCTAAAGTCAAAGTCTGTTGGAAATATAACAAAAACGTTCTATTACATTCTTCTATCtcaaattacaattattttcaaatagcAGAAACAAGTAATTTCATCTATAAGTATTGTTGATTACAAAACCCTCCAGTTTTGAACATTTCTGCCATCATCCACTCAAAGTAAATGTCTGTCTCAATGGAACCAAGCACATGCATCTGCATTGGTGTGAATATTATGCTCTCCGCTGTCTTGATAGGTTTTGAGTGTTTATCTCAACACAGGTTGTCACAGCGTTAACTCCTGGCAACACTAGAACACGTCAAAGCAATTATTGCATTATTTCTGATATGTTCAAATATTCTCCCACAGATGAGGTGGAATCTGGCCCGTGGCATGCGGCACTCGGTGAACCGAGAGTATCAGCAACGGACTTGGTCAAAATCGTTCATTAACACTCAAGCAACATTTCGTCAATAGCAAAATTGCACGGGGGCTTATTGAGTGCGTTTCCTCTGTTATTGTTAATGGCCTCTGAACAATGTGCCACTTAAGGCAATCAAAGAAGTGCTACTTGCAAAGTGTACTTGTCCTCCATGAGCATCCAGTTTTTCACATAATGAACCATCCATGATGATTACCTGAAGCCATCACGCTGCTAACACTTTCCGTGTAGGACATAAGCACAACACAAAGGATTTTGATTTGTGGAGGAAGATTAGATTTTAGATTGAATGAAATGAAGGTAGATTTAATGTCTGGGTGCGATGGGTGAAATGACTTAATTAACTAATTTCCTGTTATTCATCAAGTCTACTATTTTAAAGACAATGCGATGACTTCTCTTTCCTAGAAGTCTATGGATagcaaatatatacagtatttgtacttaaaatacagtataactaTGCACACATGACGTGCAGACGCTTCCATTTTTATGTCATTGGTTCTCTCAAATTCAACAGCCACAGGTTCCTTTGTTTTATGCGAGGAGCTATAATTAGATTCAACTTGTGGAATTATTACACAGGGTTGAAGATCACATTCCACTGATCAGCCCGCATCAAATACAGGCTTTGTTAGCCCATCCTGCttgacaattttgagttttaaaattaaatgttttcaagaaTGTGTGAAATCCAACACTGCATATACTGACTTAAATGCATTTTGCCTCATCTCAGAACTAAAACTTAACCAcctttattgcaaaaaaaaaaggtgaaggtATTTCATACCAAAACACGAACCGGTGGGTCAAAACACGCATTTGACACTGTGATGACACGGTGATATGCGACGCTACGGTGTTTAATTTCAGGTTCAGTGATCAGCATCGATGAAACAGAAATGTTGACCTTTTTGGGAACTATTAATCTGGTAGCCAGGACcgttttttaagcaaacaaGAGTGGGCCTCCACTCTGTCCATCCAATTTCCCAGTGTGTAAATTGGACCGCCGCTTGGACAATTCTCTATTCATTACAGTGCGGCTGAAAGGAAGCACCGAGGTGGCAGAGccgttttcttttcctttttctgtgtgtgcgtgtgtgtgtgtgtgtgtgtgcgtgcgtgtatggcgcatgtgtgtgtgtgcgtaagggagggagagagagagagagagagagagagagagcataaAGAGCTGGACTTTCCTTCCTCTGTTTTTGGCTTGGGGGAAGGGAGCATTGAGGGAGATGGGGGAGGGAAAGCTGTCATAATTGAAACGTGGCCTAATCAGAGTCATTACCATTTTTACCAATTTGCACCACCCAAGATGCTTATTAGGTAACTGTGTTTAATAAGTGCTTCTTTAGAAAACTAACTGTAATGAGCTCTTTAAAGTCAGACTGGAGCATGATTATGCACTGGAAGCCAAAGCAGACTcggctgtgcaaaaaaaaaaaaaaaaactggggggaaaaaaaaaaaaaggccacatTTAGTGGCGCACAATGTCATTATTAAGCTTCACAAACTCTGGACTTCACAGCACACAATAGCCCCCACTGAGGCGGCAGACGTGCTGAGAAGTATTTATAATTACTGATCATTACAATCCTTGGATATTCATCTCTGGATGTAAACATAATTACAAGAGCTTTTGCTTTTATTCCACACACACGGGCCACTCTTGACAGGCGTGCAAATATTGCCGACAGACACTAATTACATCTATGGTTAAAAACAAGCTCCTATTCAAATTTACTGGAGCTATTCTAAGAAAGGGTGGGGCCAAACATTCTGATACAGTGTGAAACGCTATAATCAGTATCTCATTCATGCCACATATTAAGTTAAGACTACTTAAACTCAACAGATAGCTCCATGAGGCACTAATTCCAATCTTTAGATAGCAGCGTGCCATTTAACCCCTCATTTGGAAAAGAGATTTTTTCATTGCTAGTATTTGCACGCCTACTGTCCATAAATTTCACAGTCTGACCACCATGCTGATTAATGACTGCACGTCAGCACACTATCAAGCACATTGATCCTAAAGGGCTGTCCATACCAGGATACCGACGATAACAATAATGACTATGACCACATCAGCTTAAAAATCACTCTCCGGGCAAAATGGGCAACGGAATGGCTGGATTCATTAGTTTCAGAACAATATGATCACAGAATAAATGATATATGTTACGGCAagattcattcaaatttaaaaacatttattatttgcagtcatatgaaaatatgaatgttttcaaaaaaattgttttaaagtgtGTTCAGTTAATGTCAACATACTGTCATATCAATTTGTAttgtacaattttaatttaCAGCAATTAATAAGGACCATCATGAATATCAATATGTAATGGATAATTCTATTTACATTAAAACAGTAAAACTTTCTAGGGTGTATGTTATAGTCAtatctacagtatttattatcatgttgtaatgtttacACTTATTTGTGTAAACATTATGTATAGTAATGTATGTATAGTAATTACTGTTCttcactgtttacatttttaagtcTAATCATATATGCTCAGCAGGTCTGTGGACGTATTGACATTAGGGGAGGGCATTTTGAAGAAATTGACTTGATGGGTAAAATGAATGATCAATTACTAAAGTactagaaaataaatggatcagACATAAACAAAAGCAAGTGTGAAAATATTGGAACTTTTAGTTGTATTAGCGTGACTCTTGTGATAAATTTGTCCatcgtgtttgttttttgttttctgttttttgtttttattaatttcattttgcTCCATAAAGATGTTGCAACTTGTTTGTGTTGGGGACCTGAATGTTTTCTTGCtgatgtatgtttttgtttttgtttttttttaaagaagaagaaaaagacaggCGTAGGTATAATAAGCTGGTGCTTCACCCTATGCCTTTTAGGTTAGATTTATCCTTGTTGTGTTTTCGAACAAACACCTACCGAGCTaccaaaaaatgtattgttattttaaaatatttattaatgagATCCCACAATGTTATAAAATCCTGTTTCGATGTTAAGTGTTGAACCAGTAACGAGTCACCAGCATCTCTGCTGGTTGCACCCAaatagtgcactccattttgccttaATTGCCTCAAGAATTGATTaattaacaatcaattccacacaattggCTGAATTCCTCGCAACCGATGAATCGATTATTCTGCCCATCCATAATTGATATCATTTGCCCTTTTAGACCTAAAACCTACAAAGCTACAGTCCtacagactgtgtgtgtgtgtgtatatatatatatacacagtctatctatctatctatctatctatctatctatctatctatctatctatctatctatctatctatctatctatctatctatctatctatctatctatctatatatatatatatatatatatatatatatatatatatatagatatatatatatctatatatatagatatatatatatacaggcggcacggtggccaactggttagagcatcagcctcacagttctgaggacccaggttcaatccacggccctgcctgtgtggagtttgcatgttctctccgtgcctgcgtgggttttctccgggcactccggtttcctcccacatcccaaaaacatgcattaattggagactctaaattgcccgtaggcatgactgtgagtgcgaatggttgtttgttcctatgtgccctgcgattggctggcaaccagttcagggtgtaccccgcctcctgcccgatcacagctgggataggctctagcacgcccgcgacccaagtgaggagaagcggctcagaaaatggatggatggatggatatatatatacatatatatatattagtagtagtagtagttgtagttgtagcagtagtagtattaCTA contains:
- the fign gene encoding fidgetin, with the translated sequence MLTSTSFYGLKMQWTPEHTQWAEQHFDISSTTRSPAHKVEAYRGHLQRTYQYAWANDDISALTASNLLKKYAEKYSGILEGPNERALLCSYSDGTTGLLNGRKSENEPWQEGIYPMNCAPDVISVSKAGMTAALPPTDASASIGSSPGVASSLSEPSYSSSNCGSHTATTLHSSLSSQEYSAGYNGPYLHSSYSGQTTPALPSPHPSPLHSAGLLQPPPPPPPPTLVPSYNGASPNLPNYNYPPTGYPSQTAVGPGYSPGGVPPPSAYLPSGIAAPTPIPSSTLPGYTYQSHNHTPIAPAPLNGSTSNSLKRKAFYMSGHGEVDSSYGDFNYNQQRSSQSPMYRLADSSVSDSNRGNGFDRNAEASSLAFKTTKQTISSDQQRKFSIHSSRALTPPSFGSSKSSVDDLRAGEPYSKFGSPILSEQSEEHRQHLPHSLSGPDVGTPTSSILAAEEQLKNSDPNLVDMVTAEILQQCPQVDWSDIAGLEMAKAAIKEEILWPILRPDMFNGLHALPRNLLLFGPQGTGRTLMARCMASQLGAAFLRLSSSTLVTKWLVEGDKVIQASFLVARCRQPAVVFISEVDLLLSAQLSEDSPVSRLKAELLMQLDSILSSAEDHVLVVCSTSKPEEIPESLRRYFTKRLLIPLPDGTARHQIISQVLSQPNYCLSDKEMSLLVQRTEGFSGLDVVQLCQEAVVGTLHGVPGSDLSSIHPRQMRPVSFQDFDNVFCKFQPSISQKELDTYTEWNKMFGCSQGNQ